A portion of the Coraliomargarita parva genome contains these proteins:
- a CDS encoding Tex family protein, with protein sequence MQKTEFIDKISQELNLKVHQVAATATLLADGGTVPFIARYRKEQTGELDEVAITSIRDRLQQLADVQSRRESILKSLDERNLLTDELKGKLAGAETLAKLEDIYLPFRPKRRTKATIAKEKGLEPLAQYLFENQDANDTAEQATAYIDAEKEVANADEALEGARHIMAEWISDNADAREALRNLFWKQGVLSSEVMFGKETEGAKYRDYFEWKEPIAKAPSHRVLAIRRGEKEGFLFHRILPEAETAIGILEKQFVNGRGSAAGEVKKAVEDSYKRLLSHSMEAETRLRAKKEADTAAIQVFSDNVRELLLASPLGQKRMMAVDPGFRTGCKTVLLDAQGKLLFNHVLFCTGSAAQIDRAKIEAKALVEKYKVEAIAIGNGTASRETENFFRSLGLPASIAIVVVNESGASIYSASEVARDEFPNEDITVRGAVSIGRRLMDPLAELVKIDPKSIGVGQYQHDVDQYALKKQLDDTVISCVNNVGVEVNTASKQLLAYVAGLNESIAGNIVAHRSENGPFKTREEFNQVNRLGPKAYEQCAGFLRIRSAENPLDQSGVHPERYPLVERMAADAGCSVAELIQSNVARNKIKLENYVSEEVGLPTLRDIMDELAKPGRDPRAQFEAFQFAEGIEKPSDLTLGMKLPGIVTNVAAFGAFVDVGVHQDGLVHVSQLADKFVDDPNKIVKVGDKVEVTVTEIDLERNRISLSMKSRPEIGGKRERSGRPGGPGKRDNNRNGGGRPRREDFGSNWFDAALNKK encoded by the coding sequence ATGCAGAAGACCGAGTTCATCGATAAAATTTCCCAGGAACTGAACTTGAAAGTACACCAGGTCGCAGCAACCGCCACCCTGCTGGCGGACGGCGGCACCGTCCCTTTCATCGCACGCTACCGCAAGGAGCAAACCGGGGAGCTCGATGAAGTGGCGATCACCTCGATCCGCGACCGCCTCCAACAACTGGCCGACGTCCAGTCCCGCCGCGAATCGATCCTCAAGTCGCTGGATGAGCGCAATCTCCTGACCGACGAACTCAAGGGCAAGCTGGCCGGGGCTGAAACACTCGCGAAGCTGGAGGACATCTACCTGCCCTTCCGCCCGAAACGGCGCACCAAGGCGACCATTGCCAAGGAAAAGGGACTCGAACCCCTCGCCCAGTATCTCTTCGAAAACCAGGATGCCAACGATACGGCGGAGCAGGCCACGGCTTATATCGATGCCGAAAAGGAAGTGGCCAATGCCGACGAGGCGTTGGAAGGGGCACGCCATATCATGGCGGAGTGGATCAGCGACAACGCGGATGCCCGCGAAGCGCTCCGCAACTTGTTCTGGAAACAGGGCGTACTGAGCTCCGAAGTCATGTTCGGCAAGGAAACCGAAGGCGCCAAATACCGCGACTACTTCGAATGGAAGGAGCCGATCGCCAAGGCCCCTTCGCACCGGGTGCTCGCCATTCGCCGCGGCGAGAAGGAAGGCTTCCTCTTCCATCGCATCCTGCCGGAAGCGGAGACCGCCATCGGCATCCTGGAAAAACAATTCGTCAATGGCCGGGGCTCTGCGGCCGGCGAGGTCAAGAAAGCGGTCGAGGACAGCTACAAGCGCCTGCTCTCACACTCGATGGAAGCGGAGACACGCCTGCGGGCAAAGAAGGAAGCGGACACCGCAGCGATCCAGGTCTTCAGCGACAATGTGCGTGAACTCCTGCTCGCCTCGCCTCTCGGCCAAAAGCGCATGATGGCGGTCGACCCCGGATTCCGTACCGGCTGCAAGACGGTCCTGCTCGACGCCCAGGGCAAGCTGCTCTTCAACCATGTGCTCTTCTGTACCGGCAGTGCGGCACAGATCGACCGTGCCAAAATAGAAGCCAAGGCCCTGGTCGAAAAGTACAAGGTCGAGGCCATCGCCATCGGAAACGGCACCGCCAGCCGTGAAACCGAGAATTTCTTCCGCAGCCTGGGTCTGCCGGCCAGCATCGCCATCGTGGTCGTCAACGAATCCGGCGCCTCGATCTACTCCGCTTCGGAAGTCGCCCGCGATGAGTTCCCCAACGAAGACATCACCGTGCGTGGCGCCGTTTCGATCGGCCGCCGCCTGATGGACCCGCTGGCCGAGCTGGTCAAAATCGACCCGAAATCCATCGGGGTCGGGCAGTACCAGCACGATGTCGATCAGTATGCACTCAAGAAGCAGCTCGACGACACCGTCATCTCCTGCGTGAACAACGTCGGAGTGGAGGTCAACACCGCCAGCAAGCAACTGCTCGCCTATGTCGCCGGCTTGAATGAAAGCATCGCTGGCAATATCGTCGCCCACCGCAGCGAAAACGGGCCCTTCAAGACGCGCGAGGAATTCAACCAAGTCAACCGCCTGGGCCCGAAGGCCTACGAGCAATGCGCCGGCTTCCTCCGCATCCGGTCGGCGGAGAACCCGCTCGACCAAAGCGGCGTACACCCCGAGCGCTACCCGCTGGTCGAACGGATGGCTGCGGACGCCGGTTGCAGTGTCGCCGAACTGATTCAGAGCAACGTCGCCCGCAACAAGATCAAGCTGGAGAACTATGTCTCCGAAGAAGTCGGACTCCCCACCCTGCGGGACATCATGGACGAACTGGCCAAACCGGGACGGGACCCGCGTGCCCAGTTTGAAGCCTTCCAGTTTGCCGAGGGCATCGAAAAGCCCTCCGACCTCACACTCGGGATGAAGCTCCCCGGCATCGTCACCAATGTCGCGGCCTTTGGCGCTTTCGTGGATGTCGGCGTCCACCAGGACGGTCTCGTTCACGTCAGCCAGCTGGCCGACAAGTTCGTCGACGATCCCAACAAGATCGTCAAGGTCGGCGACAAGGTCGAGGTGACCGTCACGGAGATCGACCTGGAGCGCAACCGTATCAGCCTGTCGATGAAGTCCCGTCCGGAAATCGGCGGCAAGCGTGAGCGCAGCGGCCGCCCCGGCGGTCCCGGCAAGCGCGACAACAACCGCAACGGCGGTGGCCGCCCCCGCCGCGAGGACTTCGGCAGCAACTGGTTCGACGCCGCACTGAACAAGAAGTAA
- a CDS encoding diflavin oxidoreductase has translation MTSAPFIPETAPFTEEQRSWLNGYLAGLFSSDSSSGSSAAAATTPVTILFGSQTGTAEGVSKKAAKALKAANCDPKVVDMGDCSIDDLKSIENLLLITSTYGEGEPPDNAMSLFGALMAEGAPTLEGLNFAVLGLGDSSYPDFCKCSKDLDARLEALGAKRVAATVECDGDPDEPYAEWIAEVQAALGDAAAASAAAPDADEESEDEGPKFDQKNPYAAKLLKSENLNKQGSSKATHHVEISLEGSGIEYEVGDALGVWPENNAHLVDEIIEAAGFTPDELTQFPDKSEGQLFDALHFHYDVSVLTEAFLRACARLTKDETLQEIVSDDVKIAEYLAGRGLVDPIVDFGVKFPTTEYLIAPLKQLKPRLYSISSSPKAHPGEVHLTVGKVTYDLHGRKRMGVCSTYLADHKLDTPVKVYLHSNKAFRLTGNDDAPAIMIGPGTGIAPFRAFLEEREARAAKGKNWLFFGDQHASCDFLYEDQIGKWMKSGLLTKLDTAFSRDQQEKIYVQDRIVENAAEFYTWLEEGGCIYICGDASRMAKDVDKAIHTVVEIAGGKSPEDAKAYVEALKKEKRYLRDVY, from the coding sequence ATGACCAGCGCACCCTTCATTCCAGAAACCGCACCTTTTACCGAAGAGCAACGCTCTTGGCTGAACGGCTACCTTGCGGGATTGTTCTCCAGCGACTCAAGCTCCGGTTCGTCCGCGGCGGCGGCGACCACTCCGGTGACCATCCTTTTCGGTTCCCAGACCGGTACGGCCGAGGGGGTGAGCAAGAAAGCGGCAAAAGCACTCAAGGCCGCGAACTGCGACCCGAAGGTTGTGGATATGGGCGACTGCTCCATCGATGATCTAAAGTCGATCGAGAACCTGCTGCTCATCACCAGCACCTACGGCGAGGGCGAGCCGCCGGACAACGCCATGTCCTTGTTTGGGGCCTTGATGGCGGAGGGCGCGCCGACACTGGAAGGCTTGAACTTCGCGGTTCTTGGCTTGGGGGATTCCAGCTATCCGGACTTCTGCAAATGCAGCAAGGACTTAGATGCACGCCTGGAAGCGCTTGGTGCCAAGCGGGTTGCTGCGACCGTCGAATGCGACGGCGATCCCGACGAGCCCTATGCGGAATGGATCGCGGAGGTGCAGGCTGCTCTGGGGGACGCCGCTGCCGCCAGTGCCGCAGCTCCGGACGCGGACGAAGAAAGCGAAGACGAGGGTCCGAAGTTTGACCAGAAGAATCCCTATGCCGCCAAGTTGCTTAAATCCGAGAACCTGAACAAGCAAGGTTCCTCGAAGGCGACACACCACGTGGAGATTTCACTCGAAGGGTCCGGCATCGAATATGAGGTGGGGGATGCCCTCGGGGTGTGGCCGGAAAACAATGCGCATCTTGTGGATGAAATTATTGAAGCAGCGGGCTTCACGCCGGATGAGCTCACTCAGTTTCCCGATAAGTCCGAGGGGCAACTCTTTGACGCCCTGCACTTCCACTACGACGTCAGCGTGCTGACCGAAGCCTTCCTGCGTGCCTGTGCCCGCCTGACGAAGGATGAAACGCTCCAGGAAATCGTTTCGGATGATGTGAAGATCGCCGAATACCTCGCCGGTCGCGGCTTGGTCGACCCGATTGTGGATTTCGGGGTCAAGTTTCCGACCACCGAGTATCTGATCGCACCACTGAAGCAGCTGAAGCCGCGCCTGTATTCGATCTCTTCCAGCCCGAAGGCGCATCCGGGCGAGGTGCACCTGACAGTGGGCAAGGTGACCTATGACTTGCATGGCCGCAAGCGCATGGGGGTCTGCTCGACCTACCTGGCCGACCATAAGCTGGACACCCCGGTCAAGGTGTACCTGCATTCCAACAAAGCCTTCCGTTTGACCGGGAACGACGACGCACCCGCCATCATGATCGGGCCGGGTACCGGCATTGCTCCCTTCCGTGCCTTCCTCGAAGAACGCGAAGCCCGTGCGGCCAAGGGGAAGAATTGGCTCTTTTTCGGGGACCAGCATGCGTCCTGCGACTTCCTTTACGAAGACCAGATCGGCAAGTGGATGAAGAGCGGCTTGCTGACGAAGCTCGATACCGCCTTCTCCCGTGACCAGCAGGAAAAGATCTATGTGCAGGACCGGATCGTGGAGAATGCGGCCGAATTTTACACATGGCTCGAAGAGGGTGGTTGCATCTATATCTGCGGGGATGCTTCCCGCATGGCGAAGGATGTCGACAAGGCCATCCATACTGTGGTCGAAATCGCCGGCGGCAAGAGCCCTGAAGACGCCAAGGCCTATGTCGAGGCGCTCAAGAAGGAAAAGCGCTACCTGCGCGACGTGTATTGA